The following are encoded in a window of Kogia breviceps isolate mKogBre1 chromosome 10, mKogBre1 haplotype 1, whole genome shotgun sequence genomic DNA:
- the IL17RB gene encoding LOW QUALITY PROTEIN: interleukin-17 receptor B (The sequence of the model RefSeq protein was modified relative to this genomic sequence to represent the inferred CDS: deleted 2 bases in 1 codon; substituted 1 base at 1 genomic stop codon) yields the protein MVRHTLTPGDLRDLRVEPIKSSVVLEDYSILMNISWILRANASICLLKATKICVTGKSHFXSFNCIRCNYTEAFQTQTRPSGGKWTFSYIGFPVELNTVYFIGAHNIPNANMNENGPSLAVNFTSPGCLDHIMKYKKKYVEAVNLWDPNITACKKNETMVEVNFTTSPLGNRYVALIQTTTVIGISYVLEVHQKELTRTSVVVQGTGESEGAVVQVKLNEMLWGGEERGRLTPYFHTCASFNEIKVRDQAGYTQKRNKINGAELIFRVPQGSAEKHQGCRSVLGGWLPLFLSALLVATWVLAVGIYLTWRHDKERIKKTSFTTTLLPPIKVLVVYPSEICFHHTVCYFTEFLQNHCRSEVILEKWQKKKIAKMGPVQWLTTQKKTTTDKVIFLLSNDNTMCDGTCGKMGGSPCENSQDLFPLAFNLFCSDLRSQTHLHKYVVVYFREDDTKDNDTGLSVCPTYRLMKDATAFCTELFHAKRVLMGRRVHACHYSCSSL from the exons ATGGTCCGACACACCCTGACCCCAGGAGACTTGAGGGATCTCCGAGTGGAGCCTATTAAAAGCAGTGTTGTGCTGGAGGACTATTCAATTTTGATGAACATAAGCTGGATACTCCGGGCAAATG CCAGCATATGCTTGTTGAAAGCCACCAAGATCTGCGTGACGGGCAAAAGCCACTTCTAGTCCTTCAACTGCATCAGGTGCAATTACACTGAGGCCTTCCAGACTCAGACCAGACCCTCTGGTGGCA AGTGGACGTTTTCCTACATCGGCTTTCCTGTAGAGCTGAACACAGTCTATTTCATTGGGGCCCATAACATCCCCAATGCAAATATGAATGAAAATGGCCCCTCCCTGGCTGTGAACTTCACCTCACCAG GCTGCCTGGACCACataatgaaatacaaaaaaaagtacGTCGAGGCAGTTAA TCTGTGGGATCCAAACATCACGGCTTGTAAGAAGAATGAGACCATGGTAGAAGTGAACTTTACAACCAGTCCCCTTGGAAACAGATATGTGGCTCTCATTCAAACTACCACTGTAATTGGGATTTCTTATGTGTTGGAGg TGCACCAGAAGGAACTAACTCGAACTTCCGTGGTGGTTCAAGGGACTGGGGAAAGTGAAGGTGCTGTGGTCCAGGTAAAGTTGAACGAGatgctctggggaggggaggagaggggaagg CTGACTCCTTATTTCCATACCTGTGCTTCATTTAATGAGATCAAGGTCCGTGACCAAGCAGGATATacacagaagagaaacaaaatcaacGGTGCAGAATTGATATTCAGAGTGCCACAAGGATCTGCTGAAAAACATCAGGGCT GCAGAAGTGTGCTGGGTGGATGGCTGCCTCTCTTTCTTTCGGCTCTGCTGGTGGCCACGTGGGTGCTGGCGGTTGGGATCTATCTGACCTGGAGGCATGATAAGG AAAGGATCAAGAAGACTTCCTTCACTACCACACTACTGCCCCCCATTAAGGTTCTTGTGGTTTACCCATCTGAAATATGTTTCCATCACACAGTTTGCTACTTCACTGAATTTCTTCAAAACCACTGCAGAAGTGAAGTCATCcttgaaaaatggcagaaaaagaaaatagccaaGATGGGTCCCGTGCAGTGGCTTACCACTCAGAAGAAGACC ACCACAGATAAGgtcattttcctcctttccaatGATAACACCATGTGTGATGGTACCTGTGGCAAGATGGGGGGCAGCCCCTGTGAGAACTCCCAAGACCTGTTCCCCCTCGCCTTTAACCTCTTCTGCAGCGATCTGAGAAGCCAGACTCATCTGCACAAATACGTGGTGGTCTATTTCAGAGAGGATGATACCAAAGACAATGACACTGGGCTCAGTGTCTGCCCCACATACCGCCTCATGAAGGATGCTACAGCTTTCTGCACTGAGCTTTTCCACGCCAAACGTGTGTTGATGGGGAGAAGGGTGCACGCCTGCCACTACAGCTGCTCCTCCCTGTAG